The genome window CTTCGCCCTGGCGGCCAATCAGGTGTCCGCCCCGATCCAGGGCCGTGTCGGCTTCACGGTCGCGAGGGTGACCGCGATCCTGCCCGGCACGCCCGCAACGCTGGAAGACGTTCGCGGAGCCATCGTGGCGGAACTACAGGAAGAGGACATGAAGGCCCGTATCTATGCCCGGGTCGAGGCCTATGAGAAGGCGCGCACCGAGGGCAAGCCCCTCGTCGCCGCTGCCGAACAGGTCGGGGCCCGGCTCGTTCAGCTTCCCCCCTTCACGCAGGATGGCCGACTGCCCGATGGCCAGCCGATGAATGCCCCTCCCCAGATTCTGCAGAGCGCCTATGCCCTGACCAGGGGCGGCGAAAGCGATGTGATCGACGCCGGCCAGGGCCAGTATTTCGTGCTGCGCCTGGACGACATCCGTCCCTCCGCCCTGCCGGCCCTGGCTGAGGTCCGTGGCCCGCTGGCCCAGCAATGGACCCTGCGCGAGAACGCCCGACGCCTGTCCACCAAGGCCGAGGAACTGGCCAAGCGTGTCCGTGACGGTCAGGACATTGCCGCCGTCGCGGCCTCGGCGGGTGCTACCCTGATCAACCGCAGCGGCGTCCAGCAGAATGCCGAAACACAAAGCGCTCTGGGCCAGGGCGTGCTCGAGGGTCTGTTCGGCCAGAGTCGTGGTCAGATTTTCACCGGCCCCGGCGCGAACAACAGCTTCGTCGTCGGCCGCGTCGACGCGGTACGTCCGGCCGATCCGGCCACGGCCTCGCGCCTGGCGGACCAGATCCGCGGCCGCATCGGCAGCGACATCGTCAGTGCCGGCGTCGAACAACTGGTGACCGCTGGCGCTGCGCGCTCCAAGGCCACGAACGATCCGGCGGCCGCGATCGAGGCCCTGGGTGTCACCGCACCGGACGCGACGCCGACCGCTCCCGTTCAATGAGCGAGACGGCCGACCGGCAGGCTCTGGTCGCGGGACTGAAGGCCGGAACGCCGCAGATCGCGGTGCGCCGGATCATCGACGACCTCGAGACACCAGTGTCCGCCTATCTGAAGGTCGGCTGGGGCCGCGCGCACGCCTTTCTACTGGAGTCGGTCGAAGGCGGTGCCCTGAATGGCCGCTATTCGATCATCACCCTGGATCCCGACGTGGTCTGGCGCTGTCGCGATGGCGTCGCCGCGATCGCGCGAGGAGCGGATATCGCCGCCAGACGCTATGCCAACCAGCCCGGCGGCGCGCTCGACAGCCTCCGTGCCCTGATCGCGGAAACGCGCTTCGACCTGCCCGACGGCCTGCCTCCCATGGCCGCGGGCCTGTTCGGTGTCTTCGGCTACGACATGGTCCGGCTGCTGGAGCCGCTGGGCGCGCCCAATCCCGATCTGCTCGATCTGCCCGACGCCGTGCTGACCCGACCGTCGGTCATCGCCGTCTTCGATTCCGTGAAGCACGAGATCATCGTCATGGCGCCGGTCTGGCCCGGGGACGACCCGGAGACAGCCGTCGATGCCGCCGAGGCCCGGCTGGACGATTTCGAGGTTCGTCTCCGGCGACCCTTGCTCGGTCGCGCAGAGGCCGCGCCCACCCCGGCCATCGACTTCGCGTCCCCGGTCGATGCCGCCGCCTATGCAGAACTGGTCGCTGCGGCCAAGGACTACATCGGCGCGGGCGATATCTTTCAGGTCGTCCTCAGCCACCGCTTCCGTGCGCCGTGGACGGGCGATCCGTTTGCCTTCTACCGCTCGCTGCGCCGCCAGAACCCGTCGCCGTATCTGTACTTTCTCACCTTCGACGACTTCCAGCTGGCGGGCTCCAGCCCCGAGATCCTCGTGCGTCTGAAGGACGGCGGGGTCACCATTCGCCCGCTCGCCGGCACCCGGCCGCGCGGTGCGACGCCGGAGGCCGACAGGGCGCTGGAGGCCGAGCTTCTGGCCGATCCGAAGGAACGGGCCGAGCACCTGATGCTGCTGGACCTGGGCCGGAACGACGTGGGTCGCGTCGCTGCGCCCGGCAGCGTCAAGGTGACCGAAAGCTTCGTCGTCGAACGGTACAGCCAGGTGATGCACATCGTCTCGAATGTCGAGGGACGTGCCCACCCGGACCTCGACGCGGTCGACACGCTTCTGGCCGCCCTGCCCGCGGGCACCCTGTCCGGCGCGCCCAAGGTTCGCGCGATGGAGATCATCGATGAGCTGGAGACGGAAAAGCGCGGCGTCGGCTATGGCGGCGGTGTGGGCTATATCTCGGCGGGCGGAGAGGCCGACATCTGCATCGTCCTGCGCACCGCCCTGTTCGCGGACGGACAGGTCTTCGTCCAGGCGGGGGCCGGTGTGGTCGCCGACAGCGATCCGGCAGCCGAATATGCGGAAACCGAGGCCAAGGCGCGCGCCCCGATGCGGGCGGCCGGGGATGCCTGGCGTTTCAAGCTGGGCGCGCCCCTGAACGACGCGGGCGGTATCTAGGTCGTCGCGCTGACCGGCACCGGCTGATCCTCGATCGCCACGCCCGGCCCCAGGATCATCACCCCGGCCAGCAGCACCGCCGCTGCCGCCGCGAGCGCTGCGGCCCCCAGGGTCGCCATGACGTTCGGCTTCGACTCGACGTCCGCCAGGGCCTGCCGCGCCTGATCGATCTGGGCCTGCATGGTCATGGACTCACCCTCCGGTTCGAGCGCCGATCTCGAACCGCAACGGTTAACGATCCGTTGCGCACATACGTCCGCTTGGCGGCGGTGAAACCAGCCTCTAGAAGCGCCGGATGATCCTCGTCGTCGATAACTACGACAGCTTTACCTACAACCTCGTCCACTACCTCGCGGAACTGGGTGCGCGGACGCATGTCGTCAGGAATGACGATCTGACCGTCGAGGACGCCTGGGCGCTGAAGCCCGAGGCGGTCCTGCTGTCGCCTGGCCCCTGTGCGCCGGATCAGGCCGGCATCTGTCTTCCGCTGATCGCCACGGCACCCGACGACATGCCGATCCTCGGCGTCTGCCTCGGCCATCAGGCGATCGGCCAGGCCTTCGGCGGCGACGTCGTGCGGGCCAAGGCCCTGATGCACGGCAAGACCTCGCCTATCACCCACGACGGTCGCGGCCTGTTCGCGGGCCTCCCCAGCCCCTTCATCGCGACCCGCTATCACAGCCTCGCCGTGGCCCGCGCGACCCTGCCGAACAGCCTCGACGTCACCGCCTGGACCGAGGACGGCGAGATCATGGGCGTCCAGCACCACGCCCGCCCGATCCACGGTGTCCAGTTCCATCCCGAATCCATCGCCACCGAACACGGCCACGCTCTTCTGGCCAACTTCCTCGATCTGGCGGGCGTCAAGCGCCTGGCCATGGTCTGAGGCGGTGTCCGAGGGATTCAAGCCGCTGCTGGCCCGGCTGGTCGACGGCCAGACGCTGTCCGAGGCGGAGGCCGGCGATTTCTTCGCCGCCTGCCTTCGCGGCGAACCGACCCCGGCCCAGGTCGCCGCCTCTGTCACCGCCCTGCGGATCCGGGGCGAGACGGTCGACGAGATCACCGCCTTCGCCCGCGCCATGCGCGCCGCCGCCAGCCCCTTCGACCAGCCTTATGACGTCATCGACACCTGCGGCACCGGGGGCGACGGTCAGCACACCTGGAACATCTCGACCGCCGCCGCCCTCGTGCTGGCCGGTGCGGGACTGAAGGTCGCCAAGCACGGCAACCGCGCGCTCAGCTCCCGCTCCGGCTCGTCCGACGTACTGTCGGCTCTGGGCGTCGACCTGACCGCCGGGCCGGAGCGCCAGAAACAGGCGCTGGACGAAGCCGGCATCTGCTTCCTTTTCGCGCCCCACTATCACGGGGCCATGCGCCACGTCGGGCCGATCCGGGCAGAGATCGGCTTTCGCACCGTGTTCAACCTGCTGGGTCCCCTGTCCAACCCGGCGCTCGCCCGGCGTCAGGTCATGGGCGTCTATGACCCGCGCCTGCTGGAACCCCTGGCCCAGGTGCTTGGGAACCTTGGGGCCACCCGCGCCTGGACCGTCCACGGTCAGGGACTGGACGAACTGACCACGACCGGCCCGACCGAGGTCGCTGAATGGAAGGACGGGACTGTCCGCCGCTTCACCGTGACGCCCGAGGACGCCGGCCTGCCCCGCGCCGACATCGCCGCCCTGCGCGGGGGCGACGCCGAGACCAATGCCGCCGCCCTGACCGCCCTTCTGGACGGCGCGACCGGGCCCTATCGCGATGTCGTCCTGCTGAACGCCGCCGCTGCCCTGGTCGTCGCGGACAGGGCGGCGGACCTGAAGAGTGGCGTGGGCCTGGCCGCCCGCGCCATCGACGACGGTGCGGCCCGTACAGCCCTGACGAGACTTGCCGCCATCACCTCCGCGCCCGAGCCGGAGCCGGCCGCATGACCGACATCCTCGAACAGATCGCCGCCTACAAGCGGGTCGAGGTCAAGGCGCGCAAGGCCGCCCGTCCGCTGGGCGAGGTCGAAGGGCTCGCCCTCGTCGCCGACATGCCGCGCGGCTTCCTCGCCGCCCTGCGCAAACGCTGGCAGGACGGTCGCCCCGCCCTGATCGCCGAGATCAAGAAGGCCAGCCCGTCCAAGGGTCTGATCCGCGCCGACTTCGATCCGCCCGCCCTGGCCCGGGCCTATGAGGACGGCGGCGCGACCTGCCTGTCCGTCCTGACCGACGAACCGAGCTTTCAGGGCCACGACGACTTCCTGATCGCCGCCCGCGCCGCGACCGCCCTGCCCTGTCTGCGGAAGGACTTTCTCGTCGATCCCTGGCAGGTGGCCGAGAGCCGGGGGCTGGGAGCCGACTGCATCCTGATCATCCTGTCGATGGTCGACGACGCCCTCGCCGCCGACCTGCTGGCCGAAGCCCGCCGGTTCGGCATGGACGCCCTGATCGAGACCCATGACGAGAGCGAGATGGCCCGCGCCGTGGGCCTGGGCGGAGACCTGATCGGCATCAACAACCGCTCGCTCCGCACCTTCGAGGTCGATCTGGGCGCCACCGCCCGCTACGCCGCCATGGCCCCGGCCAGTGCCTTGCTGGTCGCCGAGAGCGGGATCTTTACGGCGGCGGACGTCGCCGTGGTGGCGGATGCGGGAGCACGGGCGATCCTGGTCGGCGAGAGCCTGATGCGACAAGCGGACGTCGCGGCCGCCACGCTGTCGCTGCTCGAACCCGTTTCCCGTTAAGTTGACATTAGGGAGGAACACTTACAGAACATCGGCGACGGTTCACGACTTGTTCTGAAGGCGATTCTCACCATGCTGACGAAAAAGCAGCACGAACTCCTGATGTTCATCCACGAGCGGATCAAGGAGACCGGCGTCTCCCCCTCGTTCGACGAGATGAAGGAGGCGCTGGATCTGGCGTCCAAGTCCGGCATCCACCGGCTGATCACGGCGCTGGAGGAACGCGGCTTCATCCGTCGTCTTGCCCACCGCGCCCGCGCCCTGGAAGTGGTGAAACTGCCCGAACAGGCCACGACCGGCCCGGTCCGGGGCCGTGCCCCCTTCCGCCCCGACGTCATCGAGGGCGGCGGACGTCCGAGGGCGGCAGAACCCGCCAACGACACCCGGGAACTGGTTCTGGTCGGCAAGATCGCTGCCGGTGTGCCCATCGCCGCGATCCAGCAGGATCATGGCCGCTATTCGGTGCCCGAGGCCATGCTGGGCGCCGGCGAACACTACATGCTCGAGATCGAGGGCGATTCGATGATCGAGGCGGGCATCCTCAACGGCGATCTGGTAGTCATCAAACGGGTCGATACGGCCTCGTCCGGCGAGATCGTCGTCGCCCTGGTCGAGGGCGAGGAGGCGACGCTGAAGCGGCTGCGCAGGAAGGGCAATTCCATCGCCCTGGAACCCGCCAACCGCGCCTATGAGACACGCATCTTCGGCCCCGACCAGGTCGAGGTTCAGGGCAAGCTGGTCGGCCTCATCCGCCAGTATCACTAGCGCCAGGCTCGGCCGCATCCAGATCGGCCTTGTCATCCCGGAAAGGTCGGAGACCTTGTCCGGGGCGGCTCCACGGCCTGTCTCCCCGCGCATCCGCAGACCAGACCGCACGCCAGCCCTGCGGTGTCTGCCACAGCTCGACCGCCCCGCCGCGCGCGTAGTCCACGCTGTCCAGCACGAGGCGGTCGGCGCAGGCATCCGGCAAGGCCGACACCGTGGCCCGCACGCTGACGAGCGGAGCCGAGGCGCACAGGCCGGCCAGCGCCGCCGCATCCGGCGCGGCCTTGCCCCACCACAGGGCCACGGGCGCAAGACCGCTTCGGGGCGCACAGGCGTAGCGCTCGCACACCCAGCCCGCGTCGTCCCGCTCGGCCCGCGTCAGTCCGCGCCGCCGCGACCAAAGCTCGGTGGCAAAATCCCGCACGCCTGGCCGCACCACGACCGCCTGACCGTCCACGCTATAGGCCGCATTGGTCCCACCATCCCCGATCCAGACCGTCGGTGTCGGATCCCGCGGCCAGATCAGCACCGCGCAGACGAACGGCAGTCCGGCCCACCGTAGCCGCCCCTGCCACAGGCAGACGAACAGCACGCCCAGGAACGAGATCGGCAGCACATAGTCCGGCGCGCTGGCGATCGTCCGCACGGCACCCGGAAGCGCCGCGACCCGGTGGCCGACGAACAGCATCGCATCCACCCCCTTGCCGGCCACCCACAGGAACGGCCCGCCCAGCCCGACCGGTTCCAGAAGCGCACCCAGCGCCAGCGCTGGCATCATGATGAAATCTGCGATGGGAGACGTCGCCAGATTGGCGATCAGGCCAAAGACGGCGGTCCGGTTGAAATGCTGGATGGCGAACGGCCCCGTCGCCGCGCCCGCCACGAAGCTGGCGCTGACCGCGATGACCAGCCAGTGCCGTGCCGACTGGAACAGGGCGATGGGCCAGGGGACCGACAGTTCGCGCGTCCGGGGCGGCCAGGCCTCCGCCAGGGCCACCAGCGCCGCCGTTGCCGCAAACGACATCTGGAACCCGGGGGTCACGATGGCCTCGGGCTGCAGGATCAACACGACCATGGCGGCCACAGCCAACCCGTGCATGCTGATCGCCTGCCGATCCAGCAGGATGGCCGCGAAGGCGATAGAGGCCGTGATCGCCGACCGCTCCGCCGGAGCGGGTGCGCCTGACAGTACCAGATAGCTCCAGACCGCGATCAGCCCCGCGACCGCCGCCACCTTCTTGCCCGACACCCTCAGCGCCAGCCACGGCCAGCCCGCCACCCCGAACCGCACGAGGAAGAAGGCAAACCCGCCCACGATCGCCATATGCAGGCCACTGATCGACAGAATGTGCGCCAGTCCGGAATCGCGCATGGCGTCCAGATCCTCGCGCTGGATCCAGGTCTCATGCCCCGTCGTCATGGCCGCCGCGATCCCGCCCGTTCGCTCGCCGAGGCGATCGACGATCCGCCGGGCCAGAGCAAACCGCATGGCATTGACCCGCATCGCCATCCGCAGGCTCCATGGCGCCGGGGGCAGCTCGGCCGTCCGCGTCTCGCCCAGCGCGAAGGCCGTGCCGCCCAGGCGGTCGAACCAGGCCCCTCGCCCGAAGTCATAGGCCCCCGGGCTGGCGGGCGGCGGCGGCGGATTCAGGATCGCGAACAGCCGGATGGCCGAACCCGGTACCGGCGGCTCACCCCTGACCGTGGCTCTCAGACGGATCGGGGTCGCCTCGGGGAGCAGGCCCTGCACGCGGACGGGGGCGACGACCACCCGGTGCCCCCGGTCGCCCGGGCTGTCCACATCGACGACCCAGCCCTCGATCACGGTGGGCTCGGCCATGGCCGGGGCGATCGGTGCCGCGACACGGTCGCTGCGGACCTTCGCCCCCGCCAGCCCACACGCCAGACAGGCCAGCAGCATCAGCGGCAGGGTGACCCTGCGCCCGATCCCCCGCCACCGTGCACCCAGCCAGATCGCCAGCGTGGCCCCGGCCAGTCCGAGCAGCGGCCACAAAGGCGGCTCGCGCTTCAGCGCGAAATAGAGGGCCGCCCCGGCACCGAACGCCACCGGGGCCAGCAACCGCCACCGCAGCGACTGCGCCCGGACCTCATCCAAAAACCACGCGGCGATCCGCTCTCGCGGGCTGGGCTTTGCGGCGTCGGGCGGTATAAGGGCGGCCCGTCCGGACACGCCCCCCATGACCTCCTCCTCCGACCCCCGAGTCGTCACCCGTTTCGCCCCCTCGCCGACCGGCTATCTGCACATAGGCGGCGCAAGAACGGCGCTTTTCAACTACCTTTACGCGAAACGTCGTGGCGGCAAGTTTCTGGTTCGCATCGAGGACACCGACCGCGAGCGTTCGACCGAGGACGCGGTCAAGGCGATCTTCGACGGCCTCAGCTGGCTGGAACTGTTCGCCGATGAGGACCCCGTCTTCCAGTATGCCCGCGCAGCCCGACACCGCGAGGTCGTGGATGAGCTGCTGGAGCGCGGGGCCGCCTATCGCGACTTCACCTCGGCCGAGGAAACCGGACGCCTGCGTGACGAGGCCAAGGCCGCCCGTCGTGCATTCGAATCGCCCTGGCGCGACCGCGAGCCGACGGTGGACGATCTGTCCCGGCCTCACGTCGTCCGCTTCCGCCGCCCCTTGCCCGGCCGTGTGATCGTGAACGACGCCGTCCAGGGCGAGGTCAGCTGGGGCAACGAGGATCTCGACGACCTGGTCCTGCTGCGGTCGGACGGCACCCCCACATACAACCTGGCCGTCGTCGTCGACGACCACGACATGGGCGTCACCCATGTCATCCGGGGCGACGACCATCTGAACAACGCCGCGCGCCAAGCCTTGATCTATGACGCCCTGGACTGGCCGCGTCCGACCTTCGCCCATATCCCCCTGATCCATGGTCCCGATGGCGCAAAGCTGTCGAAACGCCACGGGGCCCAGGCCGTCCACGAATATGCCGGGATGGGCTATCTGCCCGAGGCCATGCGAAACTATCTGGCCCGTCTGGGCTGGGCGCACGGCGACGACGAACTGTTCGGCGACGACCAGGCCCGGGAGTGGTTCGACCTGGACGGCATCGGCAAGGCCCCGGCCCGGCTGGACTTCGACAAGCTGGCCCACGTCAATGCCCACTGGATGCGGCTGGCCGACGACGACCGGCTCGCCAAGGCCGTGCTGGACGTGCATCTGGCACGCGGTCATGCCCTGGCCGAAGAGGACGAGGCACGCCTTGTGCAGGCTATGCCCTTCGTCAAGGATCGCGCCAGAACCGTTCTGGAACTGGCCGACCAGACCGGCTTCGTCCTTGGCCGGCGACCTCTGCAGATCTTCGAAAAGGCCCTGCCCCTCCTCACGGGCGAATCGGGCGAGCGGATCGCGCGGTTGCGTGACCGGTTACGCCTGTTCGCGAGCTGGGACGTCTTCGCCCTGGAGGCCGAACTGAAGGCCTTCGCCGAAGAAGAAGCGGTGGGATTCGGCAAGATCGGCCCCGCCGTCCGGGCCGCGCTGACGGGAGACGGCGTTTCCCCCGACATCGCAAAGACCCTCGCCGCACTGGGTCGCGAAGAATCGCTCGGCCGCTTGGATGATGCGCTGCAACAGACTAGATGATCGTAGGTAACCGTCGCGGTCCGGGTCTTCCCGTCCGGTCCGAACACCATCGCAAGGGCGCCTGATGACCGAAGCCTCCAAACTCGCCGGAACGGCGACCCTGACCTACGGCGACAAGACCGTCGAATTGCCGGTTCTGTCGGGCTCTACGGGCCCGGACGTCATCGATATCCGCAAGCTGTACGGTGCGACCGATACCTTCACCTTCGATCCCGGCTTCACCTCCACGGCGGCCTGCGAAAGCGCCATCACCTATATCGACGGCGACGCCGGCATCTTGCTGCACCGCGGCTATCCGATCGGCCAGCTGGCCTCGCAATCGAACTTCATCGAGGTCTGCCACCTTCTGCTGAAGGGCGAACTGCCGACGGCTGCGGAATACGAGGCGTTCGAGAACGTCGTCACCCGCCACACCATGCTGCACGCCCAGTTCGATCGCTTCTTCGAGGGCTTCCGCCGCGACGCCCATCCGATGGCGATCATGGTCGGGGCCGTGGGTGCACTGTCGGCCTTCTATCACGACAGCCTGGACATCCATGATCCGGTCCAGCGCGACATCTCGGCCATCCGCCTGATCGCCAAGATGCCGACCATCGCGGCCCGGGCCTACAAGTACCACATCGGCCAGCCCTTCGTGTCACCGCGCAACGACCTCAGCTACGCCGAGAATTTCCTGCGTATGTGCTTTGCGGTTCCGGCCGAGGACTATGTGGTCGATCCCAAGATGGCCAGGGCCATGGACCGGATCTTCACCCTTCACGCGGACCACGAACAGAACGCCTCCACCTCGACGGTGCGCCTGGCCGGTTCGTCGGGGGCCAATCCGTTCGCCTGTATCGCCGCCGGGATCGCCTGTCTGTGGGGCCCCTCGCACGGCGGCGCCAACGAAGAGGCGCTGAACATGCTCAGGGAAATCGGCACGCCGGACAAGATTCCGGAGTTCATCGAGGGCGTGAAAGCCAAGAAATACAAACTGATGGGCTTTGGCCACCGGGTCTACAAGAACTACGACCCCCGCGCGACGGTGATGAAGGAATCGGCCGACGAAATCCTCGAACTGGTCGGCGACAAGAACGATCCCCTGTTCCAGGTGGCCAAGGAACTGGAGCGCATCGCCCTGTCCGACGAATATTTCATCGAGCGCAAACTGTTCCCGAACGTCGACTTCTATTCGGGCATCACGCTGTCGGCCATGGGCTTCCCGACCTCGATGTTCACCGTGCTGTTCGCCCTGGCCCGCACCGTCGGCTGGATCGCCCAGTGGGAAGAAATGCTGGCTGATCCGGCGCAGAAGATCGGTCGCCCGCGCCAGCTGTACACCGGCCCGACCCAGCGCGACTACGTGCCGATCCAGTCGCGCGGCTGATGCATCCCTGTCGAGGGCGGCATCGGGCCGCCGCCCTCAGCGGATCATCCACGATACCAGCAGCAGGACCAGCAGCAGCGCGCTGACCCCTTGCCAGAACCGCACTGGCTCGCGTTCCATCAGCGATAGCTCGCGTCGGCTCGGCACGGCCGCGGCGCTGCCGCTCTCCAGCACATGGATGAGCTCCTCGACGTCGGCGAACCGGTCGGCCGGCTCGACCGCCAGCGTCCGCAGGATGGCGGCCTCCAGCCAGGCCGGCATGTCGGGACGAAGCACGGTCGGTCGGGTCGGTTTCTCGAACCGCATCCGGTTGAAATCCTCGTCCTGGCCGCAGGGGTAGTCGCCGGTGAACAGCCGATACAGCGTCACCCCCAGCGCATACTGATCGCTCAGCGCATCACCCGGATAGCCCGCGAAAAGCTCGGGGGCCTTGTACCCGGCCGTACCCGGGGCCTCGGCCTCGGCAAACTCCTCGATCCGGGGCAGTCTGGCCACGCCCAGATCGATCAGCTTCAACCCGCCGTCCTTCTCCAGGATCACATTGTCCGGCTTGATGTCGCGGTGGGCGATTCCCTGCCGGTGCAAGGCTGCGACGGCCCTGGCCAGACGGATACCGACATCGATGCCTGATGGAATATCAAACGGTTCATCGGCGATCTTCGCGTGCAGCGTCGGCCCCGCATAGAGGGGCTGGGCGATGTACAGGCGGCTCTGGCGGCCGACATCGAGGGTCAGGGTCTTGCCCACGAACGGACTGTCGATCCGCCGCCCGATGAAGCTTTCGCGCAGGAAGGCTCCGCGCGCGCCGCTCTCGGATAGCAGGGCAGGCTTGGGGAACTTCAGCACGACGGGCGTGGTCGCCTCGCCGTCCCGGGCAATGAAAAGCCGGGTGTATTTGCCATCCGACAACAGCCGTTCGAGCCGAAAACCGTCGACATTGTCGCCCACGTTCGGTGGCGGGAGGATCGGCAGGCCCGCGACCTCCGCCCCGATCGCATCCTGATCCACGGCCCCGATGCGGATGATGTCGATGACGATGGCGGTGGCGTTGTCGCGCGTCTCGGCCAGCCCCGCCGCATCGACGATGGCCTGGGCGTCCGCCTCGGGCGAGGCCCGCCGTGCCAGCAGGTGCCCCAGATCCTCTCCCGAGACCACGCCGTGCACGCCATCGGTCGTCAGCAACAGCCGGTCGTGCGCCTTCAGCCCCACGGCCCGCGTATCCAGCCGCAGGTCCGGTTCAATTCCGATCGCGCGATACAGGACATGGCTCAGCCCCGGCTGGCTCAGCACATGATCCTCGGTCAGTCGGGTCAGCACACCGTCGCGGAAATGCCAGGCCCGGCTGTCGCCGACGTGCAGCGCCGTCGCCTCGCGCCCGCGCATCACCAGGGCCGTGAAGGTCGTGGCCGCCCCGGTCATGTCCGGATCCGATCGGCCCTTGGCATGGAGCCACCGGTTATAGCCGGCCAGGGCCCCCACGCCCGCTGCCGCGACGCCCTTCAGCGGGTTCTGATCGACATAGGCGTCGATGAAGGTGCGGCCCGCCAGTTCAGACGCCACGCGCCCGGCCTTCGACCCGCTCACCCCGTCGGCGACCAAGGCGACCATGCCGTGCAGCGCCTGCTCCGAAGGTGCGCCGATGTGGACGGCTCCGAAATCCTGATTGTCCTTGCGTGGTCCCAGCGCGGTCGCGAACCCCGCCGCAATCTCCAGCCTGCCGTCCTCCGCCATGCGCAATCCCCCTGCCTTGCAGCAGACTTCACTTCGCAACTTGGATGCAAGGACTTCTCGGCCTATATTGGCTCTTGCCGGGGCTTGCTCCGGATATGGCGATAAACGCGCTTGTAATAAGCGGACCGGACCCGGGTGCGATTCCCGGCGGCTCCACCATCTTCCCCGCGTTATCGGCGGAGGCTTATGGGGCCGACTAGCATCGACGGACGTGTAAAGAAGACTGCTTTCGCTCGTCCTGGCCCACCGTATCGGGCCATTTTCTAACTGCGAACGATAACTTCGCTGGAGAAGTCCGCCTCGCCGCGTAATGCGGTTCGGTTGATTTCGAATCTTAAGTCCTAGGGGTTCAGATCCCTGGGCGGGGCCTGTCGGGGAGCCTGCCAACAGA of Brevundimonas subvibrioides contains these proteins:
- the gltX gene encoding glutamate--tRNA ligase, coding for MTSSSDPRVVTRFAPSPTGYLHIGGARTALFNYLYAKRRGGKFLVRIEDTDRERSTEDAVKAIFDGLSWLELFADEDPVFQYARAARHREVVDELLERGAAYRDFTSAEETGRLRDEAKAARRAFESPWRDREPTVDDLSRPHVVRFRRPLPGRVIVNDAVQGEVSWGNEDLDDLVLLRSDGTPTYNLAVVVDDHDMGVTHVIRGDDHLNNAARQALIYDALDWPRPTFAHIPLIHGPDGAKLSKRHGAQAVHEYAGMGYLPEAMRNYLARLGWAHGDDELFGDDQAREWFDLDGIGKAPARLDFDKLAHVNAHWMRLADDDRLAKAVLDVHLARGHALAEEDEARLVQAMPFVKDRARTVLELADQTGFVLGRRPLQIFEKALPLLTGESGERIARLRDRLRLFASWDVFALEAELKAFAEEEAVGFGKIGPAVRAALTGDGVSPDIAKTLAALGREESLGRLDDALQQTR
- the gltA gene encoding citrate synthase — its product is MTEASKLAGTATLTYGDKTVELPVLSGSTGPDVIDIRKLYGATDTFTFDPGFTSTAACESAITYIDGDAGILLHRGYPIGQLASQSNFIEVCHLLLKGELPTAAEYEAFENVVTRHTMLHAQFDRFFEGFRRDAHPMAIMVGAVGALSAFYHDSLDIHDPVQRDISAIRLIAKMPTIAARAYKYHIGQPFVSPRNDLSYAENFLRMCFAVPAEDYVVDPKMARAMDRIFTLHADHEQNASTSTVRLAGSSGANPFACIAAGIACLWGPSHGGANEEALNMLREIGTPDKIPEFIEGVKAKKYKLMGFGHRVYKNYDPRATVMKESADEILELVGDKNDPLFQVAKELERIALSDEYFIERKLFPNVDFYSGITLSAMGFPTSMFTVLFALARTVGWIAQWEEMLADPAQKIGRPRQLYTGPTQRDYVPIQSRG
- a CDS encoding bifunctional protein-serine/threonine kinase/phosphatase, with the translated sequence MAEDGRLEIAAGFATALGPRKDNQDFGAVHIGAPSEQALHGMVALVADGVSGSKAGRVASELAGRTFIDAYVDQNPLKGVAAAGVGALAGYNRWLHAKGRSDPDMTGAATTFTALVMRGREATALHVGDSRAWHFRDGVLTRLTEDHVLSQPGLSHVLYRAIGIEPDLRLDTRAVGLKAHDRLLLTTDGVHGVVSGEDLGHLLARRASPEADAQAIVDAAGLAETRDNATAIVIDIIRIGAVDQDAIGAEVAGLPILPPPNVGDNVDGFRLERLLSDGKYTRLFIARDGEATTPVVLKFPKPALLSESGARGAFLRESFIGRRIDSPFVGKTLTLDVGRQSRLYIAQPLYAGPTLHAKIADEPFDIPSGIDVGIRLARAVAALHRQGIAHRDIKPDNVILEKDGGLKLIDLGVARLPRIEEFAEAEAPGTAGYKAPELFAGYPGDALSDQYALGVTLYRLFTGDYPCGQDEDFNRMRFEKPTRPTVLRPDMPAWLEAAILRTLAVEPADRFADVEELIHVLESGSAAAVPSRRELSLMEREPVRFWQGVSALLLVLLLVSWMIR